A region of Lycium barbarum isolate Lr01 chromosome 3, ASM1917538v2, whole genome shotgun sequence DNA encodes the following proteins:
- the LOC132629838 gene encoding glucosamine 6-phosphate N-acetyltransferase, translating to MMQSDDPVKDVFNIRKLEISDKDKGFIELLRQLTVCDSVSDEKFKERFQEIEKYGDDHRICVIEDVRSGKIVATGSVFIEKKFVRNCGKAGHIEDVVVDSSTRGMQLGKRIVEYLAHHAHSMGCYKVILDCTQENTPFYEKCGFKKKEIQMVKYFV from the coding sequence ATGATGCAGAGCGACGATCCTGTTAAAGATGTGTTTAACATCCGGAAACTGGAGATTTCAGACAAAGACAAAGGTTTTATCGAATTGCTGAGACAATTGACTGTCTGTGATTCCGTGTCAGACGAGAAATTTAAAGAAAGATTCCAAGAAATCGAGAAATATGGTGATGACCATAGGATTTGTGTGATTGAAGATGTCCGATCAGGGAAGATTGTTGCAACTGGAAGTGTGTTCATTGAGAAGAAATTTGTGAGGAATTGTGGTAAAGCTGGACATAttgaggatgttgttgttgattcgAGTACTCGTGGGATGCAATTAGGTAAAAGAATTGTTGAGTATCTTGCTCATCATGCTCATTCAATGGGATGTTATAAGGTAATTCTTGATTGTACTCAAGAGAATACACCTTTTTATGAGAAATGTGGtttcaagaagaaagagattCAGATGGTTAAGTATTTTGTTTGA